In Mauremys reevesii isolate NIE-2019 linkage group 9, ASM1616193v1, whole genome shotgun sequence, the genomic stretch aaggcaACTGAACCTTGCATTACATCACCGGCTGACCAGGGCGGGGTGACAACTCCTTTCCACTTGGATGGTTCATCACGAGACACATGCTTCCCTGGTGACTTACTCCAAGGCCATAAGGCATAATTTGTGACTGTACTGAAAATGTTACCCACACACatatctcacaatgattatgagtACTGGTAAGTTACAAGCTTCCAGTAGAGGcctcacatagaatcatagaatcatagattattagggttggaagggacctcaggagatcacaTGCTACCCTTCACAGATAAATACCATGAAAGTGGTATTTTAGGTGTATTGAGTTTGCCCGGTCTCAAACAAAACTTGCTTGTAAAGAACAATCAACCCAGTTTGCCCATCAgcaccaatgggcctctgtgtcacagatGGATGTTAGCGCATCAAACCCTGCTCTGCATATAGGACGACTAATTTGGCTTTTCTATGTTGCTCACTGCTATAGGagctgagtgcttcacaaacattaattcattATCTCACAACACCCTGAGATAAATGggtgctattatccccactttacagggGCAGAACTGAGGCTCAAAGAGAGAAAGGTTAAGCATGTCCGCTAATCTCACTAATGTGAGATGCCTAggagctgatttttcagagtcCTTACCTTGATCTAGCACTTCCTATGTTCAGAGCAcagctcccagctcccattgacgtcagttgcagctgtgagtgctcagcacttctgcaaatcagaaccCAGGATCtaaagtcaggcacccagaaaatgaggaacacatctTCCTACCCCtggctcctggccctggcccctccaGTTTGTTCCTGTCCCagacctctcccttcccccaatcacagctcctcctccccccggacCAGGCTGCTTGCTCCGCCAGGCCCAGTCTCTCCCTCCAGGATCCCCACGAGAGTGCCAGTATTCTCCccaccctgactcccagtctcctCCGCAGGCTCTTAGAGTCAATCTACTCCTTCCGCCCCCTAGCTCTTGTTCCCATTGCAGTCCAGTCAGGCTTCCCTCTCAAAGGGAGCCTTGAGGGCACAGGAGAGAGACTCCCGGCTCTCAGTCCTGGTGCCTGGCACCAGAATGACCCACAGCACATGGAGGGAACAATTGCAGCttctgctcagctcctgcagccCATGTTCAGCGCACAAAATCCGGGGAGAATTCAGTCGCCCCCTTCTAGTAAGTCTCGACTGAGCATGTGCACTCTGAGATTTTTTGGAGGCTTTTCTGACAGCTTGCTCAAATGTGGTGTTTTTTTCACGGGAACAGGAAAAGGCCCATCcctgacaccaccaccacctatcCTGGTTTGTAACGTGCTGTGAGCTCGGCTTGAGAAGTGCTATTTCAGCAGGCGGGTTATTTCCGAGTACAGACCCAGCTCCAGCTAGGAGACTGGTTGATCCCATTATGGAAGCAGTGGCCCTTCGTCACATTCGGCATTGGATCCAGATCCACATTTCCAAAGTTCAGTGTGCGCAGATCTGGGTTTTGGTCTGAGCCTCTCTCTGTTCATTGCTCTCAGCATTAATAATCAAGTGGAACCCAGTCATACAGCGTGAGACTTCACTCAGGTTTGCAtttcacctgcagccacttcttTTCTGCTCTTCCAGCCTGGCCTGTCTCCACAGCTCAGCAAAGATATTCAGGCCGGAGAGCAGGTTGGGCTGAGAAGCTGAATGCTGGGGTGTATTTCCAAGGTCCCATGGGAGGCCCAAATCCTGTGCCCCTGTGTGTGGGGGATTCCAGCGTGAGGCTGACTGGGGAGAGAAACCTCCCCTTGCAGTGTGGAGGGCTGACGGGGAGCCCCTGCTGCGGTATCTGTTCAGAGCCGGGGacgtggggaggggggcacatgCAGCAGGGTTTGTGACGCTGTATGTGGCCTCGAGGTTTGAAGGCTGAGACTGATGATCCTCTCAGCTCCAGGACGGACTTGGAGGTAATGTGGGCCAGGCGCACTTTCAAGGGACACAAATATATCTTACCATCGACAGGCTGCAGGGTCTGTGAAGGCCCTGAGGTCCTGAacccctctgcttccctccatGCCCTGGGCTGGCCCCGACACCTGGGGAGTAAGAATCACATCGGGCAGTCTGGAAACCTCATCCCTGCCGTGGGATACAGACACAGCTTCCCAAGGGCCAGTGGGCCAAAGGGAGCGGTGCAGGGGCTTGGCTGCCCGACAGACGCGGCATAAAGCCCAAACAGAAGAGAAGGGGAGAGCGTTGTCAGAAACCACAAAGCACCAAGGGCTGAGGGAGCTGAAGTGCAACCCGAACCAgcttcccttgctgcagaggaCACAGTGGGAAAGCAGCGTGCAGCGTTTACACAGGGGAGCGGCCCAGATTTGCCTCCAGAATTGGTTTATTCAGTGTCCATTCGGCGCAGATGCTGATGCTATAATGTTCAGCCAATCAGCTAAGAACTCTCAAGAATCCCGAGGGTCAGAGCgatgggtggggagaggaacaggaggggcagagggagagggtgtggggggcATGCATGTTTAGATGGAAAGGATTTAAAACTACAGGGTGCTTTTAGGAGGACACTGCTCTGAAACCAGCAACATCCTGAGGGCTGGAAAGCCCATGAGGATCCTAAAATACCTTTATTTCCCTTGGCCTCCCCGTTAGCTTGCCCTATGGGAAACTGGGTACAGCACCATGTGACATACAGGCTTCGTATGCATGACAGAGCAAGTGCCCGGCCCTCAGAGAGGATGATGAGACGTACATCTACCATCGCTCAGGGGAGATCGCCCATGGCTCACGCAGCTGGTGCCTACGTCTGTGGCGGGGATGTTCCTGGGGTCTGATTTCCAGCGATGCTGTCTCTGGTGCCAGCAGCACGTACGTTTGTTACATCTAGTGTCACTCCCGTGATTTCCATGGCTTCCTGCTGGTATAATTGGCTGTGTTCAGAGGCCAGATACGGCAGCTGCTCCATGGACTGGGGTTGGGCCCAAGGCAGATAGGATCTTGTCACAATGGAGATTGATCTAAGTGGGTACCAGCCTGGCAGTAGGAAATAGCTTCACTGACTTTAGCAgcgtcactccagatttacactggtgtaaatgagagcagaagaGGGCCCCTTCTCAGGGCCCAGTGCACAGTGATGGGGTTCATGGAAGTGCTACCTAGACCCCACGTTGGTCATTCTGCATCCTGACTGGGGACCGCTGTGTTCAGTGCCCTGTGAAAtgggctgggatgggggtgtcACCACCCATGTCATAGTGGGAGGGAGCGGTACACCCGTCGTTTCCCTGTTGTCAGTCTCAGTAGAGATGCCCGTGCCCCTTCTGCCCCCTAGAGGAGATGCCTCCAGGTCAGGGCATTGATGGGGTAGCTGGCACAGCTGCTGTGCCATTAACCAGGGCGGCCTTCTTGAAATTCCAGTGCATTTGTGTCATTGTATTCATATCTCAGCACCTGCCTGGTCTCctgcagctgaggatctcaaagcacttaatcAATGGTAATTACCCTCCGGGGCATACGTGTGCATCACTATACCCGTTATAGGCAGAGGCAGAGGTTAAGTAGCTTGCCCAAGAACGCACAGTGAGTCAGGGAGAAAGCCAGGATGAGAACCCAGCTCCTTTCATTCCCACCTCTGCAGTATGCCCCACCCCTGTGGGGAGCTTCCCTCAGTGCTCCAACTTGGTGTTAGTTACCTCGGTGCAATGAGGGGAGAACAAGACCCACAGCATGGGGCAGCCTGGACCCCTCCCCTCCACGTCTCTTAGCAGAGCTTGCCAGGAGACAGTTAACCCGGAGTGTCTAATTTTATAATCATTATGGGCTGAGCAACAGGCACGTAGCGAAGGAACAAATTGCATCAGTTCAGACTAAAAGCTTCATAAATATTGACTGGTTTTAACAGGCCCCTGGGGAACAGAAAGTCTCATTTTCTAATAACtacagctcctgccccactgagGGACGCTCCCAGGAGAGAGCGTGTGTATGCGGAGGGGTGTTCTGCAGGCACGGTCCTTTCATTCCCTCACACAGAGAATCGCTCCCTTCCACAGGGCGGGGGACACCGTGCCCACAGGGGGGAATGTGTGTGAAACGGGGAGACGCTCGTGTCCAGCGGGGAGGGGATTTTCCATCGTCTCCCCTTTGGCTATGGGTGAggatgtggggctgggtggggtggggtggggaggcagcctgggcaggggcagggcacagtactggcagggtgggaggagccAGGCAGAGAAACGCCAAGGAGGGAACCCGACTGGAGGAAAGGGAGTTGGGGAAGGAGGACTGGGGGAGACGCCTGAATGGGGCGAGTTGGGTGGGAAGAGGATTCCGGGGGGGAAGAGGACGATACACTGGAGTGAGGGGGGGGAACCTGactgtgcaggggcagctctatgttttttgctgccccaagcacggccgtcaggcagccttcagcggcgtttctgcgggaggtccaccggtcccgcggattcggcggtggttctgcgggaggtctgctggtcccgcgccttcgaCGTACtcgccgccgaagccgcgggactggcagacctcccgcagaaacgccaccgcaggctgcctgactgccgccctcacagcaaccggcaggcaccccctgcagcttgctgccccaggcacgcgcttgctgcgctggtgcctggagcggccCCTGTGACTGGgtgagcggggaggaggaggagactgggggccagtggggaCAGTCTGGCCCTGTGGGAGGAACAGAGGCCCTGCTCCGAGGAAATGTTCCCTATACTCCCACCCCTTGCCTCTATAAACAGAGGAACTGTGGGCACGAGGCCAATGTCTCTCTGAAGCTACTGCGCAGCACGCAATGGGAACTACGCCAGGGGAGGCATCCTTCTCCCCTGGCCAGTGACGCCAGCCGACCACCGTCATTAGCTACGGCCTGGGGGATGCAGTGATGGCATGTCCCTGATGGGAAGACTCTTTTGGGAGGTGCATGCTCAGCAGGGTGTTTTCACCGGGATCCAGCATGTGGCggctcagtggagaacacagGAGCCAGGGCAAACCCAGAGCGCGCTGCTCCGGCTCACATGGAACGCATGCGGAGTGGGAAGCTTTTCAGAGCCTCCCGAGTGCTTGTGAAAAACAAAGATTTCTCTTTCCAAACCCGCCATGTGCTGTGTGAAGCGGCCCCTCCACATTCTCTCCCTCTCATCAAGCCAAGGCTGGTGGCACGTCTTCACAGTTATCTGAGGAATATGTTGAATTCTCTTTGATGGATGTTTGTCTCAGAGGTGTGAATGCTGCTTTGGGATGAATCTGAGGTTAGGCTACTTGGAGAATCAATCTTTCATCCGGTAgctactgggtgaaattctggctcctttgaAGATAATGGCAAAGCTCCATTGATGGCCCTTATCATGATTGAATGGTTTCATCACACAAGAACCAAGAGGGTCTTCgcaaggggcagagagagagagcagaatgCAGAAAGACATGGAGGTGGGATTACACTGAGGAGCTTAACCTCATCTGTCCATACACAGAGCTGGTGCATGTTGAAGCAGCTCCTCTGAGTTCAGTGGAATCCAGCCAGCATGCCCCTGGTCTGCATAGTCCCAACAATATGGACTGGTGGGTTTTGTCCATTGTTGTTCATTTCCCTTTTGACACCAGATACATTGTGCTAGGCTAGCACAGCTTCACGAGCTTGTGCCCACGAGAAGCGGCCATGACAGATTAGGACCATGAAGATTAAAGCTGGAGAACTCTTATGTTGGACACCAGCTGCCTGCAAGTACAGGAGCCAGTCCTTCAACAGATGACGTGCAAGACATTACTGATGATTGGAGctgattttaaaaacaagaaaaatattgCAAATATTTCATCCAAATTTGTCTCCATTTAATTGAAATGTCAGTGACATTTTTTGTCAGCATTTTGCAACTTGACAAAGCTTCTCCCAGATGGATTAATGGGCCAAACGCAGAACCGCTTTCATTCAGGGAAACCTCTCATTAAGGCCAGTCACCGCCATCCAATAATCCCACAGCAGCAATGAACCCAATAGAACCTTTGGCAACAGGCAGGCATGTACAGATCCCCCCCCGCTCCTCTAGATACCACCTCATTCCATACCAGCCAGTCTCACATCTGTCTCATCAGGCAGAATGGCTGCCCATTCGCCTTCATTCAGGTCCTTCATTTGACCAAACACCAGGAAAAGTGACACTGGAGGATCTGCACCCAGCAGAAAGGAGACGGAGAGATGAGCATGGTCTGCACTGTGATCACACTGCAGCACCAGACCTCACGTGCCCATCATGTTGGAGACGTGACACAATAGATGCGAGGACACTTTGGGAGGCTGAACAGTCACATCAGCCCAGTGCTACCTCCCTGGGATTTCTCTGCAATGAAAGAGCAAACCCCAGTGAGGAGCTTTTCCAGTGTCCCTCTACGAGATACTACAAGACCTCAACAAAGCCTCATTGGTACCAAGGGCTGCTGACAGCTGGATTCAGCAGCGACACCTTACTCAGATCTATCACCAGGAGAGCAGCATCCACCATCAATACCAGTACAAGACTCAGTTCTACACCAGGTCTAGAGACAAGCTGAGAGGGAGCCAGAAAACCACCTGCTGGTTACAGAACCACCAGCTTCTTTAGCTGACCCTTCCCTCTGaaagggtggtgtgtgtgtgaactATAATTGATAAGGTTGCTAACATCCACAGCGAGTTCCTGCTTAAGGTGGTACTACCTCAGACTGAGAACCGCTTGTTGTGTATTAAACTGAACTTAGTCAAACTGGTGACATATGCTAACTTGTGTGTTATCAGGAGGTACGTGCTCCAGGAGAGCGTGGGAGTTCTCGTGTCTGAATGGAATAATAGTTTCAGAGGCACTGAGGGGATAGATATTACAGTTAGCTGATGCACTAACTTCTGATGACGGAGAAAGTCCTGGTTTGTTCGGTCTCTGAAAGATTTGATTAGTGGGAAAATACCAATATTTTGCAGGaagttttgaaacattttgaaaaattttctTGCAGGAATTTTTCAGGTTTgtgctgtttgtttttctttgttattGAAAACACCAAATTAAAAACCTACATTTTTTCAGCTTTTGGTAATTTTCATCGAAACAAACTCAGAAAATTTCATCAAACATGAAATATCTCTATTTTGACTAAAtgtcattttcatttaaattactatttgacagaaagaaagaaagaaagaaagaaattcaaCCAGCTGTAATTGGCATTGTCCTTGTTTGAATTCTAGATCTCCAGGTGTCCAGTTAATTAGATGCTAAACACACTCATAACATTATTGAGTTGCAGGATAACTTTCAGCTTCTCTGGGCTTGGAAATCAGCCTAGTCACCACCTTCTGTCAGCACCCCAAAAGACAGATTGATTTCTCCTCTTGCTTTATAGTACCACCAAAGCCAGAGTGTCATGTTGCACCTCATTTGGCTAGAGGATAATGGTTTGCACGTGCCCTAGAAGGCTGATTGCATCGGGATAGGACACGGCTGAAAATAAATATGCTGTCTTCCCAGCTATCATCGTGCCCTTCCCGTCACAGCACTTCAGTGCAATCCAGCACGATTGCCCATGTCTGCTCAGGTTAGCCTGGGCAGTGGTTTAGCGAGCAGGGATGCAGCAAATCAAGATCAAGAGGGAAATGGGCACTACACGGCCTTCGTGGGCTATTGTCCCAGTTCTGCAAGGTTGCATTGAACAATGTCAatacaacttccattgacttcagtgggagctgaggcccACTGGCACCTTGCAGAAGAGCATCTTATGGGGTCAGGCCTATTGTCTCTCATTTTCATGAGCAATCACTGTCATTTTCTGCACTTAAAAAGCACCGTTCACCCAAAGATCTCAAAGGGCTTCACCAGCATTCATTTCTTTAGTCCCCGTTGTATAGCCGGGTAAGCTGGGGCATCaaaagtgacttgttcaaggtcacaccaCAAGTCGTTGGCAGAGCTGGAAAACAAACCCCAGAAATCCCAACGCCAAGTCAATATTGCCTTCCAGTTAATGCTAATTGCAGGTAGCACCAGGCGGAGTGAGATGGGCAATTCGGGACAGCGTTGCGGCAGCCAAGAATATCAGGTGAGTCAGTGGCACTGTGCGTACAGTTCAGCTTGTTGCTAGTGCAGGCTGTGAGTGACTCAGTTCTGCAGCTCATCTTTGCAGTGTCACTCACAGAAAGTAACAGGAGCTGAGAACAGAGTTTACCAGGACGCTTGTTATTGCAGCCTCTCTCTTGGTATCATAAAGTTGTAATTGAAAATTTCCAACAGATCATTGAGATAGATGGGAAGGCAATAAATACAAGCTAAAAAGATGAAGCCAGACCCCTAAAACAGACACCGAAGGGTTTTACAGTGCATCTTACCACGTTTTATCTTAATAAAACATGGGCTTTTGATGACTTTCGTATCTGATGTCAAATTGAACCCCCAGCCCATACTCTACCCTGAAATCAAATGCAGCATTTTGCCTGTTGATGATAAAACCAATGCTCAGCAAAGTCATTGCGATGGAGCAATGCACCTGAGTGCCAGCAATCAGTTAAAGTAAATGAACAGCCCTGTCTTCCCCTCCACCATTCTGGCACTTTCTACATCTCAGGTTAATTAGCACAAGCGCTGGAGAGTGCAATAATAAATTGCAAAGCTCCCTGCGAGCCAGCTCACGGAATACATTTCTATAATAGAGCCGCAGAACCTGTATATGgatgcgcgcgtgtgtgtgtgagagcggGAACATTCATGGGATTGGTCAGATAAGAGACATATTGACCGGGTTCCTTATGACGTCTGTTCCTGGGTTGATCTGTCCATTATCCAAGGAGTGAATCATATTGACAGTTTGAATTATatttcagaagattttttttctccccctcctccaaagACCATTTGTAATCATTGCACATTCGCTGGCTTTTAAAAGTGAGCTCCTCTGGAGCCGGGTTACACTGAAGTCCTCCATCGAGCGTGAAGGAAGAGTTCTTTTGGGTGGCGGGAACATGGACAAAATCTGTTCGATCCAGCTCTGCCTTGGGCTCCTAACTGTTTTCTCTATAATGCCGTTGATACCGTCTGCACATGGAAAACCTCTTGCACTACAAGGTAAGCTGAAACTCAGCCTAGATGACACAGGTAGGTACTTCTCTctgctggttggttggttggttggttgggggATTTCCTTTCTGCTTGGCCCAACCCTACAGCACTGATTTTCACATGGGAAGGAAATAAGGTTACCCATTACTACCTCACTATACTAAACATTTGACCAACCAGTGAGCTACTGAGAGGCCTCATTATATTAGTGTGACCTACAACCATCCCTATGTCCATTTCTGGTTGTATAATACATCACATTTAACAGTGACTGTGGCACATCAGAAGGAACGTGTCTCATGAGAATCTCTCTTGCTATTGATAAAGAAAGTCTCTTAGGAAAAAAAATGCCCTGGTATTATCCAGTGATGGTCCTGGCACAGAGCGTACGAGATCTGACAGCTCCTAGGTGTCAGTACTAGACCTTTTATCCAAGGAGGCTTCTTTTTTACATGTTCTTCTTTAAGTAACTTGAGTGCATCTTGGCTCGCACTTATTCTGCAGGGAAATGGTGTCATTAATCTTTGTTACAGAGCCTTTGAGCGGGAAATAGGAGCAGCCCAATAAAAGCTGGAAAATAACATtgcttttaaattgatttttcctCCTCTGTTGCCCGGTCGGTTTAATAATATTGCCTGGTTGGTTTAATAATAATGCCTTTTATTTTGATTGtgcatttatattttttttctaaagcaaACTCCAACATGCCTAACCACCAACATTTCAAAACCATCATAACCCAAATCATCTTTAAACTCACCATGATAAACGCATCCCTCTTGTGATGCCGCTAAATTCCAGGGCGTTAATTCTGGCttgtaactgagatcaggatcaggcccagtgacACCAGTCTAGGTACCacgccagggatgaatttggccagcaTTTATGATCATCAGAGTAGGCACAGCgcctcagctccccagctcctccaggtTTATGCCGCTGTGTCTAAAGAGATATCCCACACCCCCTAAGCCTCCACTACATTCCATGAGATCAGCCATAATAATAACAACGTGTTGCCCCCTGTGTGCGTATGTTTTGCTTTAACCTCATCAGGGTTAGATAAGGGTGAAGCCACTTGGGTGAAATGATTGCCCCTCACCTCCATGTGTGGAGGGAACGGAAGCCTGGAGGATCAGGAAGAGAAGAATCCTGTTCCTCGGGCACCATTCTTGCCTGTCTATGGTCTCTACAGGAGCTTTGGGATCTGAAATGGGATGGGAGCCTGGGCACTCTCATGCATTTCCCCCCCTGCTTGCCTCACAAAAGTTAACGCTCACTGTGTGCCCTACCCCTCACTTCAGGCTATATAAGAGACcggctgggctgagctgggagctcCTGGTCTCTGCAGCACTACAGAGTCTTGGTGCATATGGCCCTGGACTATGGTGACTGTCTGGTGATCAGATACTGGTGGATCCATGGGGTTTGGGGAGCGATCTTTCCAGGGAGCAGTGACTCCCCACTCTCCCTAAGGGAACGATACAGAGAACGCTCTGTCTGGAGGTTTCACAGAGGGCCCAGTCCCCTTCTGGCAGCAGACAGTTGATTTAACAGGTTCTGGGAGGATTCCCCTTGTGTACAGGGAATCCCCGGGTGGCCTAGAGTCAGCACAGGGGGCTTTCCCAGGGAAATGAAGGTATGTCTTGGACATCCATAGAGGGTGGCCCTGCCTGGCGCTGGACCAGTCCGTGGCCCCATGGGTGGACAGGCGTGACTTAGAGTAGCTCTGAGGCCAGCCTACCCCGTGGCTGGCTCTAGCCAGGGTGAACACAAAGGCTTTTTATCACCTTTATCTCAAGCACAGCAGGGGAGttagcccagaggtgggggctCTTACCTCTAGGCTGGGGGGAACTCCAGTAAGTGTGCACCAGGGATTGGTCTCGGGGAGACCGGCTGCACAgactcccagctcctctccagcTCCAGTGCGATTCTGTgggagcagctgggggagggCGGAGACGGAGAGGGAGTCCCCAGTGGATTGATGATGGACTAGGCAATGCAACTCTCTGACTCCCCATTGCGTAACAGGGAGGGGCCACGTTGACCAGGACCCTGTTATAAGCGGAAGCAGCCACAAAGCAGCTCTGCTAGGGCTGAGGGTGAGGATTGCAACCCCACCCACCCATGGGAGACCCCCCCAGTACAtctccctttcccacccccccatccctcccaaccTCCCATTATGCGGCAGCGAGATATTTCCCTCCTCCGTTCTTGTGCCGGGAAACCCATTCATCCTGGCATCACAGCCTGAGAGAGGTGTTTTATGTGCTGCAGAAAACCAAGGGTTTCCGGAGAGAGGAGACACCAATCACCAAGATGTCCTGCTGACGCTGCTGCTTAACAAAAACCTCGGCTGGAGGCAACCAGCGAATAGCAGTAAGTGAAGGGGCGCGTGACACACTCATCGATCCCGGCTCCAGCTTCCCATCCCAGATCCCTGGAGGCAGCTTTGTATATTTGAATACTAAGGACCTGATGCTTAAGGGCTGAGCCCCCGAATTACCACGGATTGCTATGGGAGTGGAGACcgctcagcaccttgtaggattggGACCTACACCCAGTGGATCAGACCGTCTGGTACACTGGGGCTACttgatgctgcttttccattgCAAGTCTGACCTAAAGCCATCTTAGCTGGCCCCCGGAGGCTCCCGCAGCACAGGGGAATTCACAGGTGGTATTGAATTGTCATAGAAGCTTCTCCAGTCCCCACATCCCCGTAGCAGACACAAGTGGCATGGCTAGTGACAAGGAAGACTGACGGAAGCGTCCCTGCACCCCAGTAATCCCTGGCTGCTGGAAAGAGTTCTATACTGTGCCAGCAGACGGGTCCAGCTCAGCGCAAGCCCAGGGTCAGAGGGAGggaagccacacacacacacacacacacacacacacacacacacacacacacacacacacacacacacacacacacacacacacacacactgcagctaGGGGCCCTCAGAGGCAGCTCAGAGTCTGGCTGGAACGTTAAAACTTATGCAATGTCTTCAACAAGAGCGCATACAAATAGCTGATCATCATTTATATCCTTTACAGAGAGCAAAGAGGTGATCGGGCTCAGCCGGGTTCTCTGGATGAGCTAAGAACCAGGGGGAACGCCCATCAGAACCTGACATTGTTAAAGTTGGGAAAAGttcagtcaatgggatttttcttGCTGCTCCATCCCTTTGCAGCTCTGGTTTGGTGGGGACTGGAGGCGCTGTGCTATCACGTGGGAGGTTATCCCAGCCGCGAGATCGGACGTGACCAAAAACCAGAGAGTGCAATTCTAAGGGCTCCAGGCCTTCCTGTCGATTTCAgcaggatcccagccccagaacgTGGCAGGGTATCGTGAGACTTCTCCTGGCACAAAAGGAGGGAGCGTCATTCAAATCAATGAGATAACATTTGCTCACTGAGGGCCCagcccaaagcccattgaagtcaatgga encodes the following:
- the UTS2B gene encoding urotensin-2B, with the protein product MDKICSIQLCLGLLTVFSIMPLIPSAHGKPLALQGKLKLSLDDTENQGFPERGDTNHQDVLLTLLLNKNLGWRQPANSNLELAKKFEELEQLEKLKEQLVAGEGSEEAYAEAGLLPSHPDKRACFWKYCV